ATGGGGACCATTTCTCATTTCCCTTCCAAGCAATTACAATTACAAATTATGATTAATCGAGATAAGTTGTAAACCCATAATAATAACACTATCACCTAACCTTACTCatcttttgtttgaaatttttctcACTGTTTGGCCATGCTTTGTGAGGTAAGCAAACATGTTCCTTCCATGTTtataatatttcttttcttttctttccacaTAAATACTTTTATCATGTTAAACTAATGTTTTcagaaaaattgagaaaaaagagAGTATAAGTAGTATATTTATAAGCGCAGTTGGTTTGAGCTAATCTGACCCATGAAATCCAGCTTAATGGATCCAGTTCAACCATTTACACGTGCTGCCCAATTATGTAGCATAGGACCGTGAACTCTCAAGCCTCAGCTGAAAACTATGTATGTTACTTAATTACTACTTCGTGTTTACTTGGTAATGGTCCCACTTACTCAAGTCTCTTACTGCTTAGAAATCTTCGCTCTGTCGCTTCAACCACAAGTACTTGGCCGACTCAAAGATTCCATTTCGAGAAACTACACATCAAATATTGTACACTAAAATCTGCATCGTAGTAGGGCTAAATATCTCGAATTGCAAACttgttatatataaattaaccTGCTGGGATAAGTTTTCTCATATTATTTCTACTTGGATTCCATTGGTATTTGGTTTGTCTTTCAGCTGCTTCCTCTTTAACCAATAAAAATCTCAAGGCACCCATCAAAACCCCAAACATGGGATTGCATCTCACCAAACTTACAgcttttatcaattaaatttatgtaaaataCTCGTATGAATTTGGATAATTTAAACAGCAGCAATCATCCATCAAATTACTTTTGCTAAAGGATAATATATTGTTCACGGTGGAAAATACTGGGTTTGAAATGCATATCTTAGAGagaaaaaaagagggaaaaaggTTGGTTAAGAAGAAGCAGTGAAGTAAAGCATAAGAAGCAAATAAATACATACAGAGAGCATGTTCCAAGTAACTAAACAGTTGTTCTACCTTACAGAATGACAGGTAACATCTATTGCATGCTGCTGCATTTCTCTACTTTTGCAGAGAAAAAGGGATAAATTAAGCTTTGCCATATTCCTTATACCCCATAGCCATGTGAGATACAGTTATCCTGTCCAAAGTTTGGAGCAGTTAAATGACAGATCGTAAGCTAATTACTTTGCTCtgaattttcatgttttggaggCACCATCACAAGAAATCTTGTAACTTATTGAAACAAAATTTGTACTTAATTGTGTCATTAGCGAGCTTTTAATATGTAAATGGACAATCCTTTCTGAAGATTAGGTGAAGGTAACTTACATGTTAATATGGAATTAATCCTTGCACGTGCATGGATCTGATTTCGATAAAGGAGTCAAAGAATTATATTGTATTAGTTCGGATATAATATAACACATCACGCAAAAACGAACACGATAtaatacaccaaaaataataataatatataccaAATGCCAAGTCTATAATGCCTTCAATTTCACTGCAGCAAAGCAACTAGCTAATCAGCATTAGATCAGTGTTCTACTAACTCtatattctttattatttataatttaagattttcacttctaatttttattttactttttattaccgTGATAATTTCCACTTGAATATAATacaatgtgtgtatatatatatattcttctaatTAAGAAGGCATTAGAATTTATATTATTGAGTGGAGAAAGTATATAGAAGGAAGCAATAGGCATGTGCCTCCTCACATCACTCTTTATCATGTGGGGGCGTCTTTGCCACCACATTCAAACCCCACTTTGCTTTCCTTTTTCCATTATTatcaccatttttttttctttttagtttatcCCAAATTCCAAACCATTTTTCGAGATTTTCCCAAATCCCAAATTAGAACCTCCTGATTTAGCAAGAAAAATTATTCTCCAATTTAAATCTTGTAGGTTgctaattaattaagttaattatgcTTGTTTGAAGTTAAATAGTTTGCTAGAGACACTTAATTTGCATTCTAACCGTTGATCCTTTTAGGGTAAGTGTCTTAATCTTTTTAAATTGGTGTTTGGTTCACTTATTCTTTCAATTCTTagatttttccttcattttctcaaaaaaagaAGCTAAGAACATGTTGCTAACTTGTTTAATACTACAAAACAAATACTTCGTCTAGGCAAAGGCAAGCAATCCTtgaaaaaaacacaaataaagaAATACGATTATGAGTAAACtgcattaaaaaattattagtaatattacattttaattatttagctttaaaatcttataaaatactcattgaactatttgaaattttttatttaaattaataaactatttgaaagtttttattttaagttattgggTGGTTAAGTTTTCTGTTTTAAAGTTCGATTAGTCAGCTCGAAGTGACGATTCAACAATCGGTTTTCgattgttttgattttggttcgcaattttataatgtttaatattagttcatgaaaaaaactaaacaataaaaaataaggaaaatgagGGTTTTCGATTGGTGCAGATAAGAGCAATAACAATTTTACTTGaccaataatttaaataaaaatttttaaataatttaatgataattttataattttttaaaatttaatgatgaaATGGTTTAAAAACAAGCAAACaaacaaaccatcaattttaaaccaaaacgactttaataaataaataatacactcACCCTCCATAGCAGTTATTGATTGGTGCTTTCGTCTCATGCATGAAGAAGGCGTAACGAGTGAAATTTAGGTAAGAAATCTTATATTTCCTTTTGAAATGCTAACAAAAGTAGTTACCTAATTATCCCAAGAAAGGGAAACAACACAAACAAAAGGAAAtagtgattttattttattcataaaaacattaccatctttttttttgtataaaaccTAAAGTTTTTTCATATTCCTCCTTAAATAGGAAGAAAATTACAAGTGATTTATAATTACAAGTACatctaaataattattataaaacataatttgATGATTGGAATATATTCAAATATTGGATCTAAATATGATTTATTCATTTCTAAATTTCATTACCACATTAAATCGATGTTAAATATTTTCCCAAGTTGCTAAACTTTTTAAGAGATTGTGATTTAAATGGACAtatttcaatttcaaaaagttttggaaaaaaataaagcaTATTAATTGATTTAGTTTTGGCATTTTCAACAAATGTTTCTTACATAGCCCACCATATTCACATGAaaaattttacttatattttttcaaaaatcaaaatttcttccattcaaataaaaaagatttaataCAAGACAAAATTAggtattaaaattcaaaattaattaaactgaCAAAAAGCTTGTAATGGGTCCATCGGTTCTTAGCGGCTCCCAGGCCCCAATAGCAATCAATATCTTCAAAGCAAAACTTTAATTAATTGCATACTTAACTAACTTCCTCTCAGATTTAGAAAAGTGGTAATCTCGTAATATATGGAAAAGTGGGAGGCAATTTCCCGAAGCTCCGATATCCGTTTTtcttttttcgaaaattttcaaaatgcctTTATTATTCCCTTTTCGCTTTTGTTTTTCCATTTATAACGGTCAGAAATTATCCTTTTAACGCCGTTAACCTCAACATTTCTCCGAACTTATTGCCGTCCCATCACAGTCAAACCATACTAACGCCGTCAAAAAGCTCCAGGCTTGAGGCTCCCTCTCTTCATTCTCAAGCTCTTTCATGCTTATTTTAAAAAGAGGAATAAAACAAATCTTTTTCTCTATCTAAATTCGTTGCCATTTGATTGTCCATTCAACTCGCCGGCATTTCTAAACATTGTAAGTGTTCACTGAAGAATTTTCGTCGCCGATTCTCCTGTTCTTTTTATGAAAGGAAAAAACTCCGAATCTGTTAATTCCGATCCGAATCTATACATAAATTTCAATCACATTTTGTtgattttccttcttcttcttttttaatctgGATAAGGTAATTGTTTCTTCTTTCAATTCTAATGTAAAACATTAACATTTTTGTTGctctttttattaataatttttttctttctatatttATCAAAGTGATGATCTTATATAGCTGAATAATTGATTCATCAGTGTCAACTCAATGAGTTTCAGCTTTTCTTCGATCAcggtgtactgaaaggctttcaGATTCATTAAAAGAAATGTAATAAATGCATTTATATCTTGAAGTAATACTACGTCATTTTCACTGAATCCGAGTTGGCTCAGTGTAGTTACAAAGTGCTTTGAATCGCACAATCGTTAAAGCTCTCAGCAATGGAATCTTCACAGCATCAAAGGAGAGGAGGAGGATTTGTGTCGCTATCTCCATCACAAACGCCACGTTCAAACAATAAACCGGTGCGAGATCTGCGATCGAGTGATTCCAATTCAAGCTCCAAACATGATAAGGATAAGGGCGTTAATGTTCAGGTCATTTTACGTTGCAGGTCAGTTTTTCCCCATGATTTTTAATTAGTTCTTTAATTTGAATAAGATTAATGATATCAatacaattttgatttttttttccatagGCCGTTGAGTGCAGAAGAAATGAGAATACATACACCAGTGGTGATATCGTGTAATGAAAGTAGACGAGAAGTTTGTGCTGTACAGAATATTGCTAATAAGCAAATTGACAGGACCTTTCTTTTTGACAAGgttccatttcttttttttttctttttttgtttgttttatttgaaGTTAGAGAAGAATTTGATATCGAGTGACGATTTATAATGTTGGAGGATTGTTTCTTTTAGGTCTTTGGTCCATCGTCTCAGCAAAAGGAGTTATTTGAATTGGCTGTCTCTCCAATTGTGAATGAAGTTCTCGAGGGTTATAATTGCACTATCTTTGCATATGGTCAGACGGGAACTGGAAAGACGTACACAATGGAAGGAGGGGCAAGGAAAAAGGTTCACTTTTTGTGTTCTATTTTAATCCTAATTTTCCTAATTcatatatgaatttcatttttttttggctAGCTTTCAATTCTACAATTCTAAGTGAAACTTCTGATTTATGCAGAACGGGGAATTTCCAAGTGACGCTGGTGTTATTCCCAGAGCTGTTAAACAAATTTTTGATATATTAGAAGCTCAAAGTGCTGAATATAGTATGAAAGTTACATTTCTAGAGCTTTACAATGAGGAAATAACAGATCTTTTGGCACCAGAGGAAACTACAAAATTCATTGATGATAAATCTAAGAAACCCATTGCCCTTATGGAAGATGGAAAAGGGGGAGTTTTTGTCAGAGGCTTGGAAGAAGAACTAGTAACTACTGCTAATGAAATTTACAAAATCTTGGAAAAAGGTTCTGCTAAACGGCGTACGGCTGAGACTCTACTTAACAAACAAAGTAGTCGATCTCATTCTATATTTTCTATTACAATCCACATAAAGGAGTGCACTCCAGAGGGGGAAGAGATGATTAAATGTGGAAAGCTAAATCTTGTCGACCTTGCTGGTTCTGAGAATATTTCACGATCTGGGGCGCGAGAGGTATTGCAGCACCACCCTTATTGtatataattttctttcttttcagagATTGTAATTTGATATTAACTGTGTTAGAATATTTAGAGCTTTCAAGTGTCGATCTCAAAAAAGTTAACTCTTACAGGGCAGAGCAAGGGAAGCTGGAGAGATTAATAAAAGCTTGCTCACTCTTGGTCGTGTTATCAATGCTCTCGTTGAGCACTCAGGTCATGTTCCATATAGGTATGAATTATCAATAGGTAAAAATTTCTCATATGCAGTTGCTCGTGTTTTAGATAAGATCTATAAAATAAATTTGCAAATGGCAGAGATAGCAAACTAACAAGACTGCTGAGGGATTCATTGGGAGGGAAAACCAAAACATGTATAATTGCCACAGTCTCACCATCCATCCATTGTCTGGAAGAAACACTCAGCACTCTAGATTATGCTCATCGTGCCAAGAATATCAAGAACAAACCAGAGGTCAGTGTCCTAGTCACCAGGATCACCTTTTGAGCTTTTTGTTCCTAAATTTTTTCGCATTATAAAGCTGAATTTGTCCCATTTCTCTTTTCTAGCAAGTTattgctttaaaaaaaaaaagcaagttACTTTTTTTCCTAATGGCAACATGCTGAAATTAATTGAATTGTTATTATTACAGATTAACCAGAAGATGATGAAATCTGCTTTAATAAAAGATCTATATTCTGAAATTGATCGGCTAAGGCAAGGTAGTTGACTGCTCCTAAATTTTTTGTCAAGAATACTTAATTTCCCCATCCATTGGTTCTTATATGTGATGAATTTTTGCTGCCCTTTTTATGCTTAATCAGAGGTGTACGCTGCAAGAGAAAAAAATGGGATTTATATTCCACGAGATCGCTATCTCCATGACGAAGCAGAAAAGAAGGTTGGATTTCTGACAATACGATTGAGTGGTAGAATTATTTGTCCCGATTTCATGGTGCATTAGATTTATTAGCATTactaacaaatgttaacttttacCTTAGGCTATGGCTGAAAAAATAGAGCGCATGGAACTTGTGTCAGAATCTAAGGAGAAGGTACATTTCATCAaaatcatttcttttatttctgaCTATGGTTTAGAGGTCAAAGCTTATTTCTCTACTTTTGTGCAGCAAATTACTGAGCTTCTGGAACTCTACAATTCACAGCAGATGTTGACTGCAGATTTAAGTGAGAAACTTGGAAAGACAGAGGTATTACAGTTTTGCATGATCAACTTACAAATGTCATACTAGCTCTTTTCTTCTCCCATATTGTGACAGAACTGAACTTGCCTACTTTTTCAGAAAAAACTGGAGGAAACTGAAAATGCGTTGTTTGATCTTGAAGATAAACATAGACAAGCAAATGCAACTATTAAAGAGAAGGAATTTTTAATATCTAATCTCCTTAAATCTGGTGAGTTGAAATATGACCTGCTTCTTTATTCTTGGGCACTttatttctctttcattttcttcaCTCAATGGTTGTCTTTTCACAAGGTAAGGTCTTCATGAGATGTAAATGTGTTCTTTCTGAtgataaatatgatataatatctTCACTCAATTGTCTTTCTCTAGTTTGAACTCATGCCAGCCTATGTGAAAGTTTCTGATACTAATATAAAGTTTCTGATACTAATATGCCCATTGCTAATTTTTCAGAGAAAGCACTTGTTGAGCGTGCTTTTGAACTCCGAGAAGAGCTTGAAAATGCTGCTTCAGACGTCTCAGATTTGTTTGCCAAGATCGGTTGGTATCTTTCAGAGTGCACATTGTTTTGGCATGGTTGTTCTATGAACTAATGgtttcttttcaaattctgtttgtTTTCAGAAAGGAAGGATAAAATTGAGGATGGAAATAAAGCACTTATCCAGAAGTTCCAGTCCCAGTTGACCCAGCAGCTTGAAATTTTGCATAAGACGGTGGCAGCTTCTGTGACTCAACAAGAGCAGCAACTGAAAGACATGGAGGAAGATATGCAGTCCTTTGTATCAACAAAATCAGAGGTATGGTTCCAAACATCACCTTTGAACATATTCTATGACTTGATTGATAGTTCTCTAATGGCTTTACCTGTCTATAACTGAAGGCTATGGAAGAACTTCAAGGAAGGTTGGGGAAGTTGAAGAGCACATATGGTTCGGGAATCAAAGCATTGGACAATATAGCTTTAAAGCTTGATGGGAACTCCAAGTCAACTTTTGGTGATCTAAACTCTGAAGTTTCCAAGCACTCACATGACCTGGAAGACGTAAGTAATCTTAAGATGGCTAGTTTTTAAGTGAACCTTCTTTTTGTACTTCTGCTTATGAAGTTATTTTCTAATGGTTCAGCTCTTCAAAGGAATTGCTTCCGAAGCTGATGCATTACTTAATGACCTTCAAAGTAGTCTTTACAAGCAAGAAGAGAAGCTAACTGCATTTGCACAACAGCAGCGTGAGGTTTGTAAATTATTGCTTCGTGTCTCAGCTGACCTGTAACTGAGAGCTGTTGAGTGTAGATTCACTTATTTCTATGCAATATACAGGCACATTCCAGGGCCGTAGATAATGCAAGGGCAATTTCTAAAATAGCAGTGAATTTCTTTGCGACTTTAGACATGCATGCATCCAAGCTGACCAAAATCGTGGAAGAAGCACAAGCCGTAAATGACAACAAGCTGTCTGAATTTGAAAAGCAGTTTGAGGTTGGTTATTGTTCTTAGTtcgatattatatgcattttactAAAGCCTGTTGCAGTTAAATTTAATACATTGTATTATATTGTAGGAATGTGCTGCTTATGAAGAGAAGCAGTTGCTACAAAAGGTTGCAGAGCTGCTAGCAGGTTCAAGTGCTAGGAAGAAAAAACTGGTACCGACTTATATATATCGTAGGAGTGTGTTGTTGATAATTGAAAACCGTTTTGGGGGGAATAAGTTCCTTTTTTCTATCTGCTTTAGGTCCAAATGGCGGTCCATGATCTGCGGGAAAATGCATCGAGCAAAACCAGTGAGCTACAGAAAGAATTGTCTACCATGCAAGAGTCCACTTCTGTTGTCAAAACAGAATGGAATATTCACATGGAAAGCACAGGATCCCACTATGTTGAAGATACTTCTGCTGTAGAATGTGGAAAGAAAGACATGGAAGATGTTCTTCAAAACTGGTACCGGTTGTTTTTGTGATGATGACATATTAGATACATTTTTCCCTGGCATCAGATCTCTGCttttaatgtgttttgttttttttttttactgacCACTCTACGAAATTGCTGTGCAGTTTGAAGCAAGCAAAAATGAGTGCTCAGCAGTGGAGGAATGCTCAGGAATCCCTTCTTAGCCTAGAAAAGAGAAATGTCGATTCTGTGGATTCCATCGTTAGGTATGCTACCACCTCAAAAGTCAAAACTGTTATTTCAACTGTTTATTTTTCTTCAAAGCCCAGTATTTGACATCCATATCTCTGACATGTGTGCTGGGAAGGATCCTTTAACTATATAGGAAAACTTAGAAAGTAACATACCTCGTATCAGACTTAACTCATGTCTGAGTAACATAACCTCAAAATTTTCACATCTAGATCACTGAtattcttcttcctttttattcAACCAGTGGAGGGATGGAAGCCAATCGGATATTCCGTGATCAATTCTCTTCTGCTGTATCCACTGCTCTTGAAGACGTAGACACAGCAAACAACAGTTGCCTAACATCCATCGATCGTAACTATCTAGATTTGTCCAACACAAATGAAAATCAGATATTTCTAGGAATTTCCTTAAACTGATCAAACAAAAATCCTTGCAGATTCATTACAACTTGACCGTGATGCTTGTGGGAACTTGAATTCTATGATATCTCCTTGTTGTGACGATTTGAGAGGCCTGAAAAGTGGTCACTACGACAAGATTGTAGAAATTACAGAGAATGCTTCACAATGCCTCGAGGATGAATACATGGTAAAGACTCTAAAACCTCGTCCCCACTCGATTATGGTTAGAAAAATCAGACAATTCCTTACTAAAACGTTATTATCTTGTAAACCATAGGTGGACAAGCCGTCTTGTTCGACTCCAAGGAAGAGGTCATTCAACCTTCCAAGTGTTTCATCCATTGACGAACTCAGAACTCCTCCATTCGACGAGTTATTGAAGTTGTTTTGGGAAGCAAAATCTGCAAAACTAGCGAATGGAGATGTAAAACACATGCTGGCAGCATATGAAGCAGCCCAGGCCTTGAAAGACTCCAGAGTTCCACTCACTGCTATTAACTAAAAGTGAGAGATGGAAAGGAACAAACATATTTAAGAAAACAAAGGCTTAGTATAGTGTTAAGAACAAAAGGTGTGTACAGATTCAGAACCATtccactctttttttctttcttgtattTCATTAATTGTTTGTTTGCTTGTTGGATTCAGCaaattatcacatatacatactaaatcagattttcttctcttcttttctctcttttgtcgtTTATCTGTGTTTTTCTGGACATGTATTCAAGCATGTATATGAGATAtgaaaaagttttttaaaaaatgccgTTAAAAAATTGAATATGCTCAATACTGATTCAGATAACATAGAAAATCTAGAAGAAACAAAACCAGgattaaagctttgtatggtaggcAGATAGAAATTCTATAGATACAAAATTGGATGATGAAAAAGGTTTCGGACATTCATCAATAacgttaaaaatataatatgattttaatattttatgattataatgtaatattttagcattataattttttataaattaaaaagaagaagaagacgaagAAGAAGACGAGGAGGATTGGAATCtgtcttattctttgtttttgtgaatttttttatttattttctttttcaattttcttactTTTCATCCACACACTTTCCTAGTCCATCAGATAATAAAACCCATGTGTCCTTCTTTTCAACAAAAAAGGGGAAGAAAAGGGAATTTCGGAGAAGCAGGAAagtatatgtaaaaataagcacATAAAGCATGTAATAATTCTATCAAATTCTAGGGAATGCATAATATGGCATATTACAAGAACCAAATTAGCATGTTTTTATCAGCTCAGTGAAtataagctatatttgaaattaccaaaataagatatcaaaaaatatttatgaagtgcaAAAATCATGGAACATCCACCTGTATGTATTGAAGCACCGTTCTTTGGGCATATCTCAGAAGATCACTTTCTAATCTACACTTTGGACTAGAAATCACTATACATGTAAACCTTTCAACGTATGACACAAAAACCTTGAATGGGATCGGCAACCGCACCACCTTCTACCCTCTCGGTGGACTCTGACCTGCAAAACTGCCGGTGTTTCCCTTTGTCAAAAATTATACAAGTACAGGAAAAAAGACAGCACAGAAGAGAATCCCGTAACTATTATTAACAGGGTGCAGTGCAGCCCTCTAAAATGTCTACAAAATTCATAATCACAAATGTTcatatactaaaaataataaaatattcacagAGGTGAAAATGGTGAGAACAGGAACATTGTTACCCTCTGAAGCATCATCTGGTTAAAGAGATTTATAAGTTCAAACAACTAACAAACAAAAAGTTTATGCACTTCATAAAAAACTACCTGAAATGTTGATCAAAATCTTCATTAGTGGAATTTTCTTGACATAGCAATTTGCTTTCTTGCATAGGATGACCATGTTGTTGGGTGTTACCTTGCTCAGACCCATGACTGGTGTCAGCATTATCCTCCACGTTTTGTCTATTATGGGAATCTGTCTCCATCTTTTTATCACAGCATGGAGACTCGACATTAAGATCAGAGACCAAATCAAATCCTGATTGATCCCCAGTCCCATGAAAAGCCACAGTTACGGCTCCTTGATCAGGTTGCTCAGCAGTATCTTTTTTCTGCCTCTTCCATTTCTTAGTAGATGAAGTACCATCATCCTCAAAATcctctt
The genomic region above belongs to Gossypium hirsutum isolate 1008001.06 chromosome D05, Gossypium_hirsutum_v2.1, whole genome shotgun sequence and contains:
- the LOC107906183 gene encoding kinesin-like protein KIN-5D — translated: MESSQHQRRGGGFVSLSPSQTPRSNNKPVRDLRSSDSNSSSKHDKDKGVNVQVILRCRPLSAEEMRIHTPVVISCNESRREVCAVQNIANKQIDRTFLFDKVFGPSSQQKELFELAVSPIVNEVLEGYNCTIFAYGQTGTGKTYTMEGGARKKNGEFPSDAGVIPRAVKQIFDILEAQSAEYSMKVTFLELYNEEITDLLAPEETTKFIDDKSKKPIALMEDGKGGVFVRGLEEELVTTANEIYKILEKGSAKRRTAETLLNKQSSRSHSIFSITIHIKECTPEGEEMIKCGKLNLVDLAGSENISRSGAREGRAREAGEINKSLLTLGRVINALVEHSGHVPYRDSKLTRLLRDSLGGKTKTCIIATVSPSIHCLEETLSTLDYAHRAKNIKNKPEINQKMMKSALIKDLYSEIDRLRQEVYAAREKNGIYIPRDRYLHDEAEKKAMAEKIERMELVSESKEKQITELLELYNSQQMLTADLSEKLGKTEKKLEETENALFDLEDKHRQANATIKEKEFLISNLLKSEKALVERAFELREELENAASDVSDLFAKIERKDKIEDGNKALIQKFQSQLTQQLEILHKTVAASVTQQEQQLKDMEEDMQSFVSTKSEAMEELQGRLGKLKSTYGSGIKALDNIALKLDGNSKSTFGDLNSEVSKHSHDLEDLFKGIASEADALLNDLQSSLYKQEEKLTAFAQQQREAHSRAVDNARAISKIAVNFFATLDMHASKLTKIVEEAQAVNDNKLSEFEKQFEECAAYEEKQLLQKVAELLAGSSARKKKLVQMAVHDLRENASSKTSELQKELSTMQESTSVVKTEWNIHMESTGSHYVEDTSAVECGKKDMEDVLQNCLKQAKMSAQQWRNAQESLLSLEKRNVDSVDSIVSGGMEANRIFRDQFSSAVSTALEDVDTANNSCLTSIDHSLQLDRDACGNLNSMISPCCDDLRGLKSGHYDKIVEITENASQCLEDEYMVDKPSCSTPRKRSFNLPSVSSIDELRTPPFDELLKLFWEAKSAKLANGDVKHMLAAYEAAQALKDSRVPLTAIN